From one Tsukamurella tyrosinosolvens genomic stretch:
- a CDS encoding SDR family NAD(P)-dependent oxidoreductase, with product MSWTENDAPTQAGRVAVVTGANTGLGFETARVLAQKGAEVVLAVRDTEKGADAARRITSVAPGATVRVQRLDLGSLASVREAAAELRESTPRVDLLINNAGVMYPPKQTTTDGFELQFGTNHLGHFAWTAQVLDLLLDVPGSRVVTVASIAHRIRAAIHFDDLQWERSYERVAAYGQSKLSNLLFHYELQRRLSARASGENSTVALAAHPGIADTELVRNLPSVLQKAQALAPLFSHDAQHGALPQLRAATDPGALGGQYYGPDGLGERRGAPKVVASSEQSYDLDLQRRLWAVSEELTGVAFPV from the coding sequence ATGAGCTGGACCGAGAACGACGCCCCCACCCAGGCCGGACGGGTCGCCGTCGTCACCGGCGCCAACACCGGACTCGGCTTCGAGACCGCCCGGGTGCTCGCGCAGAAGGGGGCCGAGGTCGTCCTCGCGGTCCGTGACACCGAGAAGGGCGCCGACGCCGCCCGGCGCATCACCTCCGTCGCCCCGGGCGCGACGGTGCGCGTCCAGCGCCTCGATCTGGGCTCGCTCGCCTCGGTGCGCGAGGCGGCCGCGGAGCTGCGCGAGAGCACCCCGCGCGTGGACCTGCTGATCAACAACGCCGGCGTCATGTACCCGCCGAAGCAGACCACCACCGACGGCTTCGAGCTCCAGTTCGGCACCAACCACCTGGGCCACTTCGCGTGGACCGCGCAGGTGCTCGACCTGCTGCTCGACGTGCCCGGCTCGCGCGTGGTGACCGTCGCCAGCATCGCGCACCGCATCCGCGCCGCCATCCACTTCGACGACCTGCAGTGGGAGCGCTCCTACGAGCGGGTCGCCGCCTACGGGCAGTCGAAGCTGTCGAATCTGCTGTTCCACTACGAGCTGCAGCGCCGGCTCTCCGCGCGCGCATCGGGCGAGAACAGCACCGTCGCGCTGGCCGCGCACCCCGGCATCGCCGACACCGAGCTGGTCCGCAACCTCCCGTCCGTGCTGCAGAAGGCGCAGGCCCTCGCGCCGCTGTTCTCGCACGACGCGCAGCACGGCGCCCTCCCCCAGCTGCGCGCCGCGACGGACCCCGGCGCCCTCGGCGGCCAGTACTACGGCCCCGACGGCCTCGGCGAGCGCCGCGGCGCCCCGAAGGTCGTGGCCTCCAGCG
- a CDS encoding aldose 1-epimerase family protein — protein MSVQPGFTIAAGGYVAEIARTGAGLRGLRRDGVALTEEWPLGEKPPLSAGLVLAPWPGRTEDGLYTWDGEVYRLAVTHPDTGTANHGLVRAVDWDDVEIAGDAVTLVLDVGHHPGWPFDLHLRIRYSVAENGLTCTFEARNDGDRDLPFAVGFHTYLRVGDDPVDACTLELGAGRWQPLDGRLLPDGPPHTVDGTAYDYRAPRALDGVQIDTPFTDVARSTVVRGPTGETELWTAPSLPWAQVFIADPVNGNGYPGRGRAVAVEPMSAPGNALHTGTDVIRLAPGARWGTEWGIR, from the coding sequence ATGTCGGTGCAACCCGGGTTCACGATCGCGGCCGGCGGCTACGTCGCGGAGATCGCACGGACCGGCGCGGGCCTGCGCGGCCTCCGCCGCGACGGCGTCGCCCTCACGGAGGAGTGGCCGCTCGGGGAGAAGCCGCCGCTGTCGGCGGGGCTCGTGCTCGCCCCCTGGCCCGGCCGCACCGAGGACGGCCTCTACACCTGGGACGGCGAGGTCTACCGGCTCGCGGTCACACACCCCGACACCGGCACCGCCAATCACGGTCTGGTGCGCGCCGTCGACTGGGACGACGTCGAGATCGCCGGCGACGCAGTCACGCTGGTCCTCGATGTGGGGCACCATCCCGGCTGGCCCTTCGACCTGCACCTGCGGATCCGGTACTCCGTCGCCGAGAACGGCCTGACCTGCACCTTCGAGGCCCGCAACGACGGCGACCGCGACCTGCCGTTCGCCGTCGGCTTCCACACCTACCTCCGCGTCGGCGACGACCCCGTCGACGCCTGCACCCTCGAGCTCGGCGCCGGGCGGTGGCAGCCGCTCGACGGGCGCCTGCTGCCCGACGGTCCGCCGCACACCGTCGACGGAACCGCGTACGACTACCGCGCCCCGCGCGCCCTCGACGGTGTGCAGATCGACACTCCCTTCACCGACGTGGCCCGGAGCACTGTGGTGCGCGGCCCGACGGGGGAGACGGAACTGTGGACGGCACCGTCGCTGCCGTGGGCCCAGGTGTTCATCGCCGACCCGGTGAACGGGAACGGATACCCCGGTCGCGGCCGGGCCGTGGCGGTGGAGCCGATGTCCGCCCCGGGCAACGCCCTCCACACGGGGACCGACGTGATCCGGCTGGCTCCGGGCGCCCGGTGGGGCACCGAATGGGGCATCCGGTGA
- a CDS encoding carboxyl transferase domain-containing protein gives MAITAQDLIDAILDRGTFTSWDGPLPDVAPDAEYAAALQRARERSHHDEAVITGEGRIRGQRVALIACDFGFLGGSIGVAAAERIVTAVERATALRLPLLATPTSGGTRMQEGTVAFLQMVKISAAITLHKQSGLPYLVYLRDPTMGGVFASWGSLGHVTIAEPGARIGFLGPRVYEALRGEPFPDGVQTAEHLFERGLIDGVVPLRFVRLLAHRTLRVLAGAQDADPLAPHLGVREELAAADDDTPAWDSVRISREPGRPGVRAFLRHSATDRLPLSGTGEGETDHTLLLSLARVQGYPCVVVGQDTTRADGAAPPLLGPAALRAARRGMRLAAELNLPLVLVIDTWGAALSPEAEEGGLAGEVARSLSDLVTLTVPTVSVLLGQGTGGGALAMLPADRVLCAQHAWLAPLPPEGASAVMYRDAEHAAEMAERQRIRAADLLEDGVVDRVIPERPNAADEPTEFSRRVGLAVSDALAELSLIPDSIRISRRLDRYRFLGGR, from the coding sequence ATGGCGATCACGGCGCAGGACCTCATCGATGCGATCCTCGACCGCGGCACCTTCACCAGCTGGGACGGCCCGCTGCCGGATGTCGCGCCGGACGCGGAGTACGCCGCCGCGCTGCAGCGCGCGCGGGAGCGCTCGCACCACGACGAGGCGGTCATCACCGGTGAGGGCCGCATCCGCGGGCAGCGCGTCGCGCTCATCGCGTGCGACTTCGGCTTCCTCGGCGGCTCCATCGGCGTCGCCGCAGCGGAGCGGATCGTGACCGCGGTCGAGCGCGCGACCGCGCTGCGGCTGCCGCTCCTGGCGACGCCGACGTCGGGCGGCACGAGGATGCAGGAGGGCACCGTCGCCTTCCTGCAGATGGTGAAGATCTCGGCGGCCATCACGCTGCACAAGCAGTCGGGCCTGCCCTACCTGGTGTACCTCCGCGACCCCACGATGGGCGGCGTCTTCGCGTCGTGGGGGTCGCTGGGGCACGTCACCATCGCGGAGCCGGGCGCGCGGATCGGTTTCCTCGGCCCCCGCGTCTACGAGGCCCTACGCGGTGAGCCCTTCCCCGACGGGGTGCAGACCGCCGAGCACCTCTTCGAGCGCGGCCTCATCGACGGCGTGGTGCCGCTCCGGTTCGTCCGGCTGCTCGCGCACCGCACGCTGCGGGTACTCGCCGGCGCGCAGGACGCCGACCCCCTCGCGCCGCACCTCGGCGTGCGCGAGGAACTCGCCGCCGCGGACGACGACACCCCGGCGTGGGACTCGGTGCGGATCAGCCGCGAGCCCGGGCGGCCCGGCGTGCGCGCCTTCCTCCGGCATTCGGCCACCGACCGTCTGCCGCTCTCGGGCACGGGTGAGGGCGAGACCGACCACACGCTGCTGCTCTCGCTCGCGCGGGTGCAGGGCTATCCGTGCGTCGTCGTCGGGCAGGACACCACGCGCGCCGACGGTGCCGCTCCCCCGCTACTCGGCCCCGCGGCGCTCCGCGCGGCCCGGCGCGGCATGCGGCTGGCCGCGGAGCTCAACCTGCCGCTCGTGCTCGTCATCGACACCTGGGGCGCGGCGCTCTCCCCCGAGGCGGAAGAGGGCGGCCTCGCCGGCGAGGTGGCGCGCAGCCTGTCCGACCTGGTCACCCTCACGGTCCCGACGGTGTCCGTCCTGCTCGGGCAGGGCACGGGTGGCGGGGCACTGGCGATGCTGCCCGCCGACCGGGTGCTGTGCGCGCAGCACGCCTGGCTCGCGCCGCTCCCGCCGGAGGGCGCGAGCGCGGTGATGTACCGCGACGCCGAGCACGCCGCGGAGATGGCGGAGCGGCAGCGGATCCGCGCGGCCGACCTGCTGGAGGACGGCGTCGTCGACCGGGTGATCCCGGAACGGCCGAACGCGGCCGACGAGCCGACGGAGTTCTCCCGCCGGGTGGGCCTGGCGGTGAGCGACGCCCTCGCGGAGCTCTCCCTCATCCCCGATTCGATCCGGATCAGCCGGCGCCTGGACCGCTACCGCTTCCTCGGCGGCCGCTGA
- a CDS encoding TetR family transcriptional regulator, translating into MGFQRARSAEQRQERRETILAAAAGMLREMPVAALTLSELSRRVGLAKSNVLRYFESREEVLLEVLMRSATACIVELDEAWAADGLGDAPLPERIEAFAAVYARVAAAHPDLLDLVSAQASVLERNVSTDAIVRFKRAALAGLDVLGGVLARAIPELGDHAPAVGSLMLTLSGAVYAQSEQSRLCESAYLVDPALAVFRVELVPALQSAVATAIAGTLAR; encoded by the coding sequence GTGGGTTTCCAACGGGCGCGCAGTGCGGAGCAGCGGCAGGAGCGGCGCGAGACGATCCTCGCCGCGGCGGCGGGCATGCTCCGCGAGATGCCGGTCGCCGCCCTCACGCTGAGCGAACTCAGCCGCCGCGTGGGCCTCGCCAAGTCGAACGTGCTGCGCTACTTCGAGTCCCGCGAGGAAGTGCTGCTCGAGGTGCTCATGCGCTCGGCGACAGCCTGCATCGTCGAGCTCGACGAGGCATGGGCCGCCGACGGGCTGGGCGACGCGCCGCTCCCTGAGCGGATCGAGGCCTTCGCCGCCGTCTACGCCCGCGTCGCCGCCGCGCACCCCGACCTGCTCGACCTCGTCTCGGCGCAGGCCTCCGTGCTCGAACGCAACGTCTCCACCGACGCGATCGTCCGGTTCAAGCGCGCCGCCCTCGCCGGCCTCGACGTGCTGGGCGGCGTCCTCGCGCGCGCGATCCCCGAGCTGGGCGACCACGCCCCCGCGGTCGGCTCGCTGATGCTCACCCTCTCCGGAGCGGTCTACGCGCAGTCCGAGCAGTCGCGGCTGTGCGAGTCGGCCTACCTCGTGGACCCGGCCCTCGCGGTCTTCCGCGTCGAGCTCGTGCCCGCGCTGCAGTCCGCCGTCGCGACCGCGATCGCGGGGACGCTCGCGCGCTGA
- a CDS encoding Nramp family divalent metal transporter yields the protein MLLGPAFVAAIAYVDPGNVAANVTAGAKYGYLLVWVLVLANVMAVMIQYQSAKLGVVTGRSLPQVLGDRLPRRSRLAFWGQAELVAAATDIAEVIGGALALNLLFGVPLVWGGLIVGVISTALLVLADGRRQYRFELVIIGMLAIIVVGFLAGLIVAPPDGAAVLGGLVPRLQGTETVLLAASMLGATVMPHAIYLHSALVVDRHGAPPAEGAVERARRLLKVTRVDVVLALIIAGAVNIALLVLAASSLYGREGTDSIEGAHAAVRDALGPVVAGLFAVGLLASGLASTSVGSYAGGTIMAGLLRKRIPVVVRRLITMIPAIGVLAIGVPPTEALVISQVVLSFGIPFALLPLRRFTADRALMGEFADRAPLRWASAAAGALIVALNVALIYLTVTGAG from the coding sequence ATGCTGCTCGGCCCGGCGTTCGTCGCCGCGATCGCCTACGTCGACCCGGGCAACGTCGCCGCGAACGTCACCGCGGGCGCGAAGTACGGCTACCTGCTGGTCTGGGTGCTCGTGCTGGCCAATGTCATGGCCGTGATGATCCAGTACCAGTCCGCGAAGCTCGGCGTGGTCACCGGCCGCTCGCTGCCGCAGGTGCTCGGTGACCGGCTGCCGCGCCGGTCGCGTCTCGCCTTCTGGGGGCAGGCCGAGCTCGTCGCCGCCGCCACCGACATCGCCGAGGTCATCGGCGGCGCCCTGGCCCTGAACCTGCTGTTCGGGGTGCCGCTGGTGTGGGGCGGGCTCATCGTCGGCGTGATCTCGACGGCGCTGCTCGTGCTCGCCGACGGCCGCCGCCAGTACCGGTTCGAGCTGGTCATCATCGGGATGCTCGCCATCATCGTGGTCGGCTTCCTCGCGGGACTCATCGTCGCGCCGCCCGACGGTGCCGCCGTCCTCGGCGGGCTCGTCCCGCGCCTGCAGGGCACGGAGACGGTGCTGCTCGCCGCGTCGATGCTCGGCGCCACGGTCATGCCGCACGCGATCTACCTGCACTCCGCGCTGGTCGTGGACCGCCACGGCGCCCCGCCCGCCGAGGGTGCCGTCGAGCGCGCGCGGCGGCTGCTCAAGGTCACCCGGGTGGATGTCGTCCTCGCCCTGATCATCGCGGGCGCCGTGAACATCGCCCTGCTAGTCCTCGCCGCCTCGAGCCTCTACGGGCGCGAGGGCACCGACTCCATCGAGGGTGCGCACGCCGCGGTGCGGGACGCGCTCGGTCCGGTGGTCGCCGGGTTGTTCGCCGTGGGGCTGCTCGCGTCGGGCCTCGCGTCGACGTCGGTCGGCAGCTACGCCGGCGGCACCATCATGGCCGGGCTGCTGCGCAAGCGGATCCCCGTCGTGGTGCGCCGGCTCATCACGATGATCCCCGCGATCGGGGTGCTCGCGATCGGCGTCCCGCCCACGGAGGCGCTCGTGATCTCGCAGGTGGTGCTGAGCTTCGGCATCCCCTTCGCGCTGTTGCCGCTGCGCCGCTTCACCGCCGACCGTGCCCTGATGGGGGAGTTCGCCGACCGGGCGCCCCTGCGCTGGGCGTCCGCCGCCGCCGGCGCGCTGATCGTCGCCCTCAATGTCGCGCTGATCTACCTCACTGTCACCGGCGCCGGCTGA
- a CDS encoding type II toxin-antitoxin system VapC family toxin yields the protein MIILDTNVLTALMQVENTERRVERWLRGVAEQSTVTSITRAEILSGIALLPRGNRRTALRDAADRAFASFPEALSFDHSSAAEYAAVLEIRKAAGRPISVQDAMIAAIARQTGAGLATRNTKDFDGLGLRLVDPWTAGPTGA from the coding sequence GTGATCATCCTCGATACGAACGTGCTCACCGCTCTCATGCAGGTCGAGAACACCGAGCGGAGAGTCGAGCGATGGTTGCGCGGAGTCGCTGAGCAATCCACGGTCACGTCGATCACGCGTGCTGAGATCCTCTCCGGGATCGCACTCCTCCCTCGCGGGAACCGCCGGACCGCGCTCCGCGACGCCGCCGACCGGGCGTTCGCCTCGTTCCCCGAGGCCCTCTCCTTCGATCACAGCAGTGCCGCCGAGTACGCAGCGGTGCTCGAGATCCGCAAGGCCGCGGGCCGGCCGATCAGCGTGCAGGACGCGATGATCGCGGCGATCGCCCGGCAGACGGGGGCTGGCCTGGCCACGCGCAACACCAAGGACTTCGACGGCCTCGGCCTCCGCCTCGTCGACCCCTGGACCGCGGGCCCGACCGGGGCCTGA
- a CDS encoding DUF4333 domain-containing protein translates to MGLRAVAVVVGGAGVAVAACWTMLSPTEVAQDQVESGTLAQVAAAPSDHLHCDGGLEAEVGAAQSCVLHRGGEEFAVQLRVTDVDGDRVHWDSTVSGVPRSGPRVAVGELEQRTREVLARERRVDAVTCEGGLAGTVGARQTCAMTASGHRHDVTVTVTTVDPARVQWGVTVGK, encoded by the coding sequence ATGGGTCTGCGGGCGGTGGCGGTCGTCGTCGGCGGTGCCGGCGTCGCCGTCGCCGCGTGCTGGACCATGCTCTCGCCCACCGAGGTCGCGCAGGACCAGGTCGAATCCGGCACTCTCGCGCAGGTGGCGGCGGCACCGTCGGATCACCTGCACTGCGACGGCGGCCTCGAGGCGGAGGTGGGCGCGGCGCAGTCCTGCGTGCTGCACCGCGGCGGCGAGGAGTTCGCCGTCCAGCTGCGCGTCACCGATGTCGACGGGGACCGCGTGCACTGGGATTCGACCGTCTCCGGCGTGCCGCGGTCCGGTCCGCGGGTAGCCGTCGGCGAGCTCGAGCAGCGCACCCGCGAGGTGCTCGCCCGCGAGCGGCGCGTCGACGCCGTGACCTGCGAGGGCGGGCTGGCAGGCACCGTCGGGGCGCGGCAGACCTGCGCCATGACCGCCAGCGGTCACCGGCACGACGTGACCGTCACCGTCACCACCGTCGATCCCGCCCGCGTCCAGTGGGGCGTGACCGTCGGGAAGTGA
- a CDS encoding citrate synthase — translation MSTDDNTANATVAYPGGQIELPIVKATEGADGIALGKFLAQSGYSTFDNGFVNTASCKSAITYIDGNAGILRYRGYPIEQLAEKSTFIEVSYLLIHGELPTPEQLAEFTAKIQRHTLLHEDLKLFFNGFPRNAHPMPVVSSAVNALSAYYPDSLDHNDPAQVELSTIRLLAKFPTICAYAYKKSVGQPFLYPDNSLSLVENFLRMTFGFPAEPYEVDPEIVKALDMLLILHADHEQNCSTSTVRLVGSSNANLFTSISGGINALWGPLHGGANQAVLEMLDDIKASGGDTTAFMNKVKNKEDGVKLMGFGHRVYKNYDPRAAIVKQTADRIFELLGVSDELLDIAKGLEDVALHDDYFIERKLYPNVDFYTGLIYRAMGFPTRMFTVLFALGRLPGWIAHWREMHEDPTTKIGRPQQIYTGSTARDYPGA, via the coding sequence TTGTCCACTGATGACAACACCGCGAACGCTACGGTCGCCTATCCCGGCGGCCAGATCGAGCTGCCGATCGTCAAGGCGACCGAGGGTGCAGACGGCATCGCGCTCGGTAAGTTCCTCGCGCAGTCGGGCTACAGCACGTTCGACAACGGCTTCGTCAACACGGCCTCGTGCAAGTCCGCGATCACCTACATCGACGGCAACGCGGGCATCCTGCGCTACCGCGGCTACCCGATCGAGCAGCTCGCGGAGAAGTCGACGTTCATCGAGGTCAGCTACCTGCTGATCCACGGTGAGCTGCCGACGCCGGAGCAGCTGGCCGAGTTCACCGCGAAGATCCAGCGGCACACCCTGCTGCACGAGGACCTCAAGCTGTTCTTCAACGGCTTCCCCCGCAACGCGCACCCGATGCCGGTCGTCTCGTCGGCGGTCAACGCCCTCTCGGCGTACTACCCGGATTCGCTGGACCACAACGATCCGGCGCAGGTCGAGCTCTCGACCATCCGCCTGCTCGCCAAGTTCCCGACGATCTGTGCGTACGCCTACAAGAAGTCGGTCGGCCAGCCCTTCCTCTACCCGGACAACTCGCTGTCGCTGGTGGAGAACTTCCTGCGCATGACCTTCGGTTTCCCGGCCGAGCCCTACGAGGTGGACCCGGAGATCGTCAAGGCCCTCGACATGCTGCTCATCCTGCACGCCGACCACGAGCAGAACTGCTCCACGTCGACCGTGCGCCTGGTGGGCTCGTCGAACGCCAACCTGTTCACGTCGATCTCGGGCGGCATCAACGCCCTGTGGGGCCCGCTGCACGGCGGCGCCAACCAGGCCGTCCTCGAGATGCTCGACGACATCAAGGCCTCCGGTGGCGACACCACCGCCTTCATGAACAAGGTCAAGAACAAGGAAGACGGCGTGAAGCTCATGGGCTTCGGGCACCGCGTCTACAAGAACTACGACCCGCGTGCGGCGATCGTGAAGCAGACCGCGGACCGCATCTTCGAGCTGCTCGGCGTATCCGACGAGCTGCTCGACATCGCCAAGGGCCTGGAGGACGTCGCGCTGCACGACGACTACTTCATCGAGCGCAAGCTCTACCCGAACGTGGACTTCTACACCGGCCTGATCTACCGCGCGATGGGCTTCCCGACGCGCATGTTCACGGTCCTGTTCGCGCTCGGCCGGCTCCCCGGCTGGATCGCCCACTGGCGTGAGATGCACGAGGACCCGACCACCAAGATCGGCCGTCCTCAGCAGATCTACACGGGCTCGACCGCCCGTGACTACCCCGGCGCGTAG
- a CDS encoding FKBP-type peptidyl-prolyl cis-trans isomerase, giving the protein MTKPEIEFIEGPAPSELVIKDIVVGDGAEAQPGSVVDVHYVGVEFDSGEEFDSSWSRGESINFPLRSLIAGWQEGIPGMKVGGRRQLICPPALAYGPAGGGHRLSGKTLVFVIDLLGVK; this is encoded by the coding sequence ATGACCAAGCCCGAGATCGAGTTCATCGAGGGCCCCGCGCCCAGCGAGCTCGTCATCAAGGACATCGTGGTGGGCGACGGTGCCGAGGCCCAGCCCGGCAGCGTCGTGGACGTGCACTACGTGGGCGTCGAGTTCGACAGCGGCGAGGAGTTCGACTCCTCGTGGAGCCGCGGCGAGTCCATCAACTTCCCGCTGCGCAGCCTCATCGCCGGCTGGCAGGAGGGCATCCCGGGCATGAAGGTCGGCGGCCGTCGCCAGCTGATCTGCCCGCCCGCGCTCGCCTACGGCCCCGCCGGCGGCGGACACCGGCTGTCGGGCAAGACGCTCGTGTTCGTGATCGATCTGCTCGGCGTCAAGTAG
- a CDS encoding FitA-like ribbon-helix-helix domain-containing protein yields MATLTIRNLPDHVRDRLRVRAAENGRSMEAEARMILEESLVEPGKVDLSWVEAFIEIGQKYGPIELPIPPREVEPFKTFDEL; encoded by the coding sequence ATGGCGACGCTGACGATCCGCAACCTCCCCGACCACGTCCGGGACCGGCTCAGAGTGCGCGCCGCGGAGAACGGCAGGTCGATGGAGGCGGAGGCGCGCATGATCCTGGAGGAGTCGCTGGTCGAACCAGGGAAGGTCGATCTGAGCTGGGTGGAGGCGTTCATCGAGATCGGGCAGAAGTACGGCCCCATCGAGCTGCCCATTCCACCGCGCGAAGTGGAGCCCTTCAAGACCTTCGACGAACTGTGA
- a CDS encoding aldo/keto reductase, whose protein sequence is MKLNNGTSIPQLGFGVWQVPDDGARDAVAEALRVGYRSIDTAKVYENEAGTGGAIAESGLARDEVFLTTKLWNSDQGLDETLRAFDASLERLGTDYVDLYLIHWPVPEYDRFVDTFKAFQQIRDSGRAKAIGVSNFRVEDLRRVIDETGETPAINQIELHPGLPQDELRAFHAEHGIATEAWSPLGQGESLTDAAVVEVAAAHGVTPAQAILRWHLQLGNVVIPKSVTPARIAENFDVFGFTLSDDEVARISAIEGKRIGPDPAVFNLH, encoded by the coding sequence GTGAAGCTCAATAACGGAACCTCGATCCCCCAGCTCGGCTTCGGCGTCTGGCAGGTGCCGGACGACGGTGCCCGCGACGCGGTCGCCGAGGCGTTGCGCGTCGGTTATCGCTCCATCGACACGGCCAAGGTCTACGAGAACGAAGCCGGCACCGGTGGCGCGATCGCCGAGAGTGGCCTCGCCCGCGACGAGGTCTTCCTGACCACCAAGTTGTGGAACTCGGACCAGGGTCTCGACGAGACGCTGCGCGCCTTCGACGCCTCGCTCGAGCGTCTCGGCACCGACTACGTGGACCTCTACCTCATCCACTGGCCCGTGCCCGAGTACGACCGCTTCGTCGACACCTTCAAGGCCTTCCAGCAGATCCGGGACTCCGGGCGGGCGAAGGCCATCGGCGTCAGCAACTTCCGGGTCGAGGACCTGCGGCGCGTGATCGACGAGACCGGCGAGACCCCCGCGATCAACCAGATCGAGCTGCACCCCGGCCTGCCCCAGGACGAGTTGCGCGCCTTCCATGCCGAGCACGGCATCGCGACCGAGGCCTGGTCGCCGCTGGGCCAGGGCGAGTCCCTGACCGACGCCGCCGTCGTCGAGGTCGCCGCGGCGCACGGCGTGACCCCCGCGCAGGCGATCCTGCGCTGGCACCTGCAGCTCGGCAACGTCGTGATCCCCAAGTCCGTGACGCCCGCCCGCATCGCCGAGAACTTCGACGTCTTCGGCTTCACGCTGTCGGACGACGAGGTCGCCCGCATCAGCGCGATCGAGGGCAAGCGCATCGGCCCCGACCCGGCCGTGTTCAACCTGCACTGA
- a CDS encoding HugZ family protein codes for MTTRDHGDPGDAPTIAPPLTDVAEPRRPSAAEEARTVAASTNTATLGSLSSDGGPWASLVTYGLLGGDPVLCVSHMAEHGRNLARDPRASVSIVAPDASSDPLANARITLAGTVRRPEGEQLAAAREAHLAAVPAAKYYIDYSDFTVWLLEVERVRWVGGYGRMDSASRTDYAAAQPDPVTPHAAGAVRHLNDDHAAALLDMARQLGGYPDATAARCERADRYGLDLRVDTPRGWAVTRVGYLEPLGAPAELRQATVALARLAAGR; via the coding sequence ATGACCACGCGCGACCACGGCGACCCCGGCGACGCCCCCACCATCGCCCCGCCCCTGACCGACGTCGCCGAGCCGCGGCGCCCCTCCGCTGCCGAGGAGGCCCGGACGGTGGCGGCGTCGACCAACACCGCGACGCTCGGCAGCCTCTCCTCCGACGGCGGCCCGTGGGCCTCGCTCGTCACCTACGGGCTGCTCGGCGGCGACCCGGTGCTGTGCGTCTCACACATGGCCGAGCACGGGCGGAACCTGGCGCGCGATCCCCGTGCGAGCGTCTCGATCGTGGCGCCCGACGCCTCGTCGGATCCGCTCGCGAACGCGCGGATCACCCTGGCGGGCACCGTCCGCCGCCCGGAGGGCGAGCAGCTCGCGGCGGCCCGGGAGGCGCACCTGGCCGCCGTGCCCGCGGCGAAGTACTACATCGACTACAGCGACTTCACCGTGTGGCTGCTCGAGGTGGAGCGCGTGCGCTGGGTGGGCGGCTACGGGCGGATGGACTCGGCGTCGCGGACGGATTACGCCGCCGCGCAACCGGATCCGGTGACCCCGCACGCCGCGGGCGCCGTGCGCCACCTCAACGACGACCACGCCGCGGCGCTGCTCGACATGGCGCGACAGCTGGGCGGCTACCCCGACGCCACCGCGGCGCGCTGCGAGCGCGCCGACCGGTACGGCCTCGACCTGCGCGTGGACACGCCGCGCGGCTGGGCCGTGACCCGCGTGGGCTACCTCGAGCCGCTCGGCGCCCCCGCGGAGCTGCGGCAGGCCACCGTGGCGCTCGCCCGGCTGGCCGCCGGGCGGTAG